The sequence CATTGATTGTTATAATAACAGTGGAGAGTAAGTCGGCTAATTAATTCATCTATTTCACAATTGCTAATCCAATCTTTTTTCGTGGGGAAAATGTGTTTATAGATCCAGTGTTTCATTTTATTAATGTTAGGTTTATCGTGTTGGTCAAAGATCTTCTCCATTAACTCACGACCCAGTGGGGCTCCGGCTGCTTTAGAAAATCCTGAGCCCAGCAAATATACAGTTTTATGGGTTTTCATAATTATCCCTCCCGTTATAGAGTGAAAAAAATCAGGAGACAATATTCCGGGAGGGATCGCGATGCATAAAAACATTAAACGGATTAGAATACGTGCCGTAAGAAAGCAAAACTTCGTCAGAAGGGAAATTGATGAAAATTATTATGTTACGGATGACTATTTTGCTGATGGGAGGGGAGAATTTTAATCCTGCTCCCTTTTTACTTGCAGATAGCGTATTTGCATGATACACTTAATTTGGAAAAGTATATAGAAGGAGAACTGTAAATGGTTAAGGAAATAGAAATAGCAGAGGCACTTAAACTAACTAATGCTATTTTTGTAGATATAAGGGCACCGAAAGAGTTTCAAGAAGCAACCATACCTGGTGCTATCAATATACCACTTTTTAATGATGAAGAAAGAGCTGAAATTGGTACTATTTACAAACAAATTTCCCCTGAACAAGCTAAATTGCGGGGTTTGGAAATCGCTGGACCCAAAATTTATTCGCTGGTAAAAGAGGTAAAGGAAAAAGCAGGCGATAAAATTCCTGTAATTTTTTGCTGGCGTGGAGGTCATAGGTCAAAGTTCTTTGCTTATATCTTGAATTTTATGGACATAAATTGTTTGCGTTTGATTGGTGGATATAAAGCATTCCGTCGCTTAGTCCACAGATATTTTAGCAGTGCAGATTTACCTGGGGCAATTGTGCTTTATGGAAATACGGGCACAGGCAAAACTGAAATAATTAATAAATTATTAATAGAAAGAAATCTGCCGGCTATTGATTTGGAAAAACTAGCCAATAACCGGGGCTCGGTATTTGGTGCCATTGGTCTAGGAGAACAACCAACCCAGAAAAACTTTGAAGGCCTATTGTTTCAACACTTAATGAAAGTGGAACAATCCCATAACTTCTTTATTGTAGAAGGGGAGAGCAAACGGATTGGCCGTTTATTATTACCGGAAAAATTTTTCACCACTATGCAGACTGGACACAAAGTGTTAATTTACGCTAGCATAGAAACCAGAACCAAAAGAATTGTAGAAACATACTTAAAAAATTACTGGAATGACCCTGAACAGAGAATGGAATTATCTGCAGCTGTAAATAGATTAAGACAACGCCTTGGCAATGAAAAAGTAAAAACTCTTTTGGAAATGTTATTTGAAGGTAACTTAGATGAATTCGCAAGAATATTAATTGAAGAATATTATGATCAGGTCTATGGATTCCCCAATCATCCTGATCCTGAATTTGATGTATGTATATCCAGTGACAATATCAATGAGTGTGTAGAGGAATTAGAGAAATACTTTAGGAGAATAGCTCATGTCTAAAAAGTATTTTGAGTATTTGAATTTAGATAATCGCCCAGGACTGTTAGGAGATATTGCTACTTTAATAGGTTTATATAAAATAAATATATTACAAGTTAGTGGTGTCAGTGGTAACTGGAGATGTTTTCTCCTGGAAGGAGAGGACCAGGCTCTGGAAGCTTTTTTTCAAGCGGCTGCACGCATTCCTTCAATTCAAGTGCTGGCCTGGAGAAAGCCACTGTTTTTGGATTATCTTGCTGTGAAGCATGGTCAAAAAATCCAGCCTGTAAAATCTGAACCGGCCACTTATCAATTTACTCGTAATGATATTGGAGTAATGATAGATTTTCTTGGCGAGATAATCGAAAAACAATCACCAATATTAATTGGTTTACGGGGAAAACCCAGAGTCGGGAAAACAGAATCGGCTATTGCTGCTTGTGTTTATGCCAATAAACGCTGGACGCTGGTATCGTCTTCACTGTTACGGCAAACTATCCGGGAATCGCTGGGAAATATTGATAATGAGCATATTTACTTAATTGATGGTATTATCACCTATACAAGAGGTGGCTATAAGCATAAAGAATTAGTTTTAGAATTAGTGAGAAATTACACTTGTGTAGTTGAACATCCTGATTTTTTA is a genomic window of Carboxydocella sporoproducens DSM 16521 containing:
- a CDS encoding DUF3388 domain-containing protein, with the protein product MSKKYFEYLNLDNRPGLLGDIATLIGLYKINILQVSGVSGNWRCFLLEGEDQALEAFFQAAARIPSIQVLAWRKPLFLDYLAVKHGQKIQPVKSEPATYQFTRNDIGVMIDFLGEIIEKQSPILIGLRGKPRVGKTESAIAACVYANKRWTLVSSSLLRQTIRESLGNIDNEHIYLIDGIITYTRGGYKHKELVLELVRNYTCVVEHPDFLVNHGLLTWSDFAYLVELRATPTEEINYEDIALSINAFDLS
- the mnmH gene encoding tRNA 2-selenouridine(34) synthase MnmH gives rise to the protein MVKEIEIAEALKLTNAIFVDIRAPKEFQEATIPGAINIPLFNDEERAEIGTIYKQISPEQAKLRGLEIAGPKIYSLVKEVKEKAGDKIPVIFCWRGGHRSKFFAYILNFMDINCLRLIGGYKAFRRLVHRYFSSADLPGAIVLYGNTGTGKTEIINKLLIERNLPAIDLEKLANNRGSVFGAIGLGEQPTQKNFEGLLFQHLMKVEQSHNFFIVEGESKRIGRLLLPEKFFTTMQTGHKVLIYASIETRTKRIVETYLKNYWNDPEQRMELSAAVNRLRQRLGNEKVKTLLEMLFEGNLDEFARILIEEYYDQVYGFPNHPDPEFDVCISSDNINECVEELEKYFRRIAHV